Proteins encoded together in one Methanomassiliicoccales archaeon window:
- the dph2 gene encoding diphthamide biosynthesis enzyme Dph2, whose product MSSMYDFNLDEVSDWIVRREAKKVAVQLPEGLKLHALDIMSGLEERTGADILLLADPCYGACDFPTDFRRFAEALVQFGHAEMPCLRAPDDVFFVEVHADVDPIPLLEEALEKLGEKVGIITTVQHIRLLPTVKEWLEKNGRVAIVSEGDSRVAHAGQVLGCNVTPASSLAAAVDQFLYIGSGNFHPLAVSIETSKPVIVIDPLNREVRDVQDLTDKVLRQRHGAIVLGSEAKIFAILVCTKPGQMRLELARSLRSKLESKGRKGFLIAMDRFDSDSLIALKVDAYVSTACPRLAIDDYLRYNKPILTPVELEIALGLRDWEDYRFDSILG is encoded by the coding sequence GTGTCTTCGATGTACGATTTCAACCTGGATGAGGTCTCGGACTGGATTGTCCGCAGGGAAGCGAAAAAGGTCGCCGTCCAGCTGCCCGAAGGGCTGAAGCTTCACGCCCTGGACATTATGAGTGGTCTGGAGGAGAGGACCGGGGCGGATATCCTTCTTCTAGCTGATCCATGCTATGGTGCCTGCGACTTCCCGACGGATTTCAGGAGATTTGCCGAAGCGCTTGTCCAGTTCGGTCACGCTGAAATGCCCTGCCTGCGAGCTCCTGATGACGTGTTCTTCGTCGAGGTACATGCAGATGTGGATCCAATACCACTGCTGGAGGAAGCCTTGGAGAAGCTTGGAGAGAAAGTGGGGATAATAACCACGGTCCAACACATTCGGCTTCTCCCAACAGTCAAGGAATGGCTAGAGAAGAATGGAAGGGTCGCCATTGTCAGCGAGGGCGATAGTCGAGTGGCCCATGCTGGTCAGGTTCTGGGATGCAATGTTACGCCCGCTTCTTCACTTGCAGCTGCGGTGGACCAGTTCCTCTACATCGGAAGCGGCAACTTCCATCCGCTTGCGGTCTCCATAGAGACTTCGAAACCAGTGATCGTGATCGACCCCCTCAATCGCGAGGTACGAGATGTGCAGGATCTGACAGACAAGGTACTCAGACAGAGACACGGAGCGATTGTGCTGGGCTCAGAGGCCAAGATCTTCGCTATCCTGGTCTGCACCAAACCCGGACAGATGAGACTGGAGCTCGCTAGGTCGCTCAGGAGCAAGCTTGAATCTAAGGGGAGAAAGGGCTTCCTGATAGCTATGGACCGTTTCGATTCTGACAGCCTGATCGCTCTGAAGGTCGATGCCTACGTATCCACAGCGTGTCCGAGATTGGCCATAGACGATTACCTGAGGTACAACAAGCCCATACTCACACCGGTCGAGCTGGAGATTGCACTCGGCCTCCGTGACTGGGAGGATTACAGGTTCGACAGCATTCTAGGGTAA
- a CDS encoding 50S ribosomal protein L16, with protein sequence MARKPARMYREIKGQAYTRREYMGGVPASRIIQYDMGETTGDFPIQVSLKAKEPCQIRHTSMEAARIAANRLLSKRVGTVNYHLKIRIYPHHVLRENKLATGAGADRVSSGMRHAFGKNVGTAARVNSGQTVMTVWTYPNQFNLAKEALWRASMKLTTPCSIEIEKGEELIPKS encoded by the coding sequence ATGGCAAGGAAGCCCGCAAGAATGTATCGCGAGATCAAGGGACAGGCATATACCCGGAGGGAGTACATGGGTGGAGTGCCTGCCTCCAGGATCATTCAATATGATATGGGAGAAACCACTGGAGACTTCCCTATTCAGGTTTCACTAAAGGCTAAGGAGCCCTGCCAGATAAGGCACACCTCCATGGAGGCCGCGCGTATCGCTGCCAACAGACTCCTATCCAAGAGGGTTGGCACGGTCAACTACCACCTCAAGATCAGGATCTATCCGCATCACGTTCTCAGGGAGAACAAACTCGCAACTGGGGCGGGAGCGGACAGGGTATCCAGCGGCATGAGGCACGCCTTCGGCAAGAACGTTGGAACCGCCGCAAGGGTGAATTCCGGTCAGACGGTCATGACCGTGTGGACCTACCCCAATCAGTTCAATCTAGCAAAGGAGGCCCTCTGGAGGGCATCCATGAAGCTCACGACTCCCTGCTCCATCGAGATAGAGAAGGGTGAGGAGCTCATTCCCAAGTCTTAA
- a CDS encoding ribonuclease P protein component 4 has translation MSQKEARIIANERIQRLLNLAEEQAISGNIERGRRYVQLARRIGMRTNTRMPREFLYCRECLSPLVPGKNCTVRLRSNRISTTCKECGHIRRHPYLAEKRRLHEQ, from the coding sequence ATCTCTCAAAAGGAAGCCAGGATTATTGCGAACGAGAGGATACAACGCCTCCTGAATCTGGCGGAGGAACAGGCAATCTCTGGTAACATTGAGAGAGGAAGGCGTTACGTGCAACTCGCCAGAAGGATCGGGATGAGGACCAATACCCGGATGCCCCGGGAGTTCCTCTATTGCAGGGAATGCCTTTCTCCCCTCGTACCGGGGAAGAACTGCACGGTCAGACTGAGATCCAATCGAATCAGCACTACCTGCAAGGAATGCGGCCATATACGGAGACACCCCTACCTTGCCGAGAAGAGGCGGTTACATGAGCAGTAA
- a CDS encoding YhbY family RNA-binding protein, whose translation MSSKNKELIKRGAELKPTIHVGKSGITEGIVDEIVRQIKEKHLVKVKLLPSSDVPKEDAAAELAERTQTGLVDLRGNTVLLCDKRLFQ comes from the coding sequence ATGAGCAGTAAGAATAAGGAGCTTATCAAGCGGGGTGCCGAACTGAAGCCCACGATCCATGTGGGAAAAAGCGGCATAACCGAGGGAATCGTCGATGAGATCGTCAGACAGATCAAGGAAAAACACCTGGTCAAGGTCAAGCTCCTTCCATCATCTGATGTCCCTAAGGAGGATGCCGCCGCTGAACTGGCAGAGAGGACCCAGACCGGTCTCGTGGATTTGAGGGGGAACACTGTCCTGCTCTGCGACAAAAGGCTTTTTCAATAG
- the serS gene encoding serine--tRNA ligase: MLDVAVIRENPELVRSALRNRLYEEEILDRFLEIDGEWRRLVDESNQLKRQRNIVAEEIPTMSGEEKKGKIGEMKDVSNRIKHLDARIAELENERDEVVLNIPNIPHESVPVGASDEDNLKIREFGSPTDFDFRPKDHIEIAEDLDIIDFARGTKITGSGFYVLKGDGARLERALINYMLDLHRGQGYTEIFPPVIVNKNSVIGTGQYPKLKDDMYWIERDDLWLNPTAEVPVTNLLADEILEKEDLPIYYTAYLPSFRREAGKHADTKGIIRVHQFNKVEMVKFVLPENSFDELETLLDNAEDVLRDLKLPYRVMTLCTGDLGFAAAKCYDIEAYAPGSDKWLEVSSCSCFTDFQARRARVKYRPKPHMKSEFVHTLNGSGIALPRTMVAVLENFQNKDGTVTIPEILRPYMQGQELIE; the protein is encoded by the coding sequence ATGCTCGATGTTGCTGTGATCAGGGAGAACCCAGAGCTGGTCAGGAGCGCTCTTAGGAACCGACTGTATGAGGAGGAAATTCTGGATAGGTTCCTGGAGATCGACGGCGAGTGGAGAAGGCTAGTTGATGAGAGCAACCAGCTGAAGAGGCAAAGGAACATTGTTGCTGAAGAGATCCCCACGATGTCTGGCGAGGAGAAGAAGGGAAAGATCGGTGAGATGAAGGATGTTTCGAACCGTATAAAACATCTGGATGCGAGGATTGCCGAGCTCGAAAATGAACGAGACGAGGTGGTACTCAATATCCCGAACATACCCCATGAGAGCGTGCCGGTGGGCGCGAGCGACGAGGACAATCTGAAGATAAGGGAGTTCGGCTCACCAACGGACTTCGATTTCAGGCCCAAGGATCACATCGAGATCGCAGAGGATCTCGACATAATCGATTTCGCCAGGGGAACGAAGATTACTGGAAGCGGTTTCTACGTCCTTAAAGGAGATGGAGCAAGGCTGGAAAGAGCCCTAATAAACTATATGCTCGACCTTCATAGAGGCCAGGGATATACTGAGATCTTCCCTCCCGTGATCGTAAACAAGAATTCGGTCATCGGTACAGGTCAGTATCCAAAGCTGAAGGATGACATGTACTGGATTGAGAGGGACGATCTCTGGCTGAATCCCACTGCAGAGGTTCCGGTCACGAATCTCCTTGCAGATGAGATACTGGAGAAAGAGGACCTCCCCATCTACTACACGGCATATCTTCCATCATTCCGCAGGGAGGCCGGGAAGCACGCAGATACCAAGGGAATCATAAGGGTTCACCAGTTCAACAAGGTGGAGATGGTGAAGTTCGTTCTTCCGGAGAACTCTTTCGATGAGCTCGAGACCCTGCTGGACAATGCGGAGGACGTGTTGAGAGACCTCAAGCTTCCTTATAGAGTGATGACTTTATGCACGGGCGACCTTGGCTTCGCCGCAGCAAAGTGCTACGACATTGAGGCTTATGCCCCGGGTAGCGACAAATGGCTGGAGGTCTCATCGTGCAGTTGCTTCACCGACTTCCAGGCCAGAAGGGCAAGGGTAAAGTACCGTCCGAAACCACACATGAAGAGCGAGTTCGTCCACACCCTCAACGGCTCTGGTATAGCTCTTCCAAGGACCATGGTGGCTGTTCTGGAGAACTTCCAGAACAAGGATGGGACGGTGACCATACCTGAGATACTGAGACCATACATGCAGGGACAGGAACTCATCGAGTGA
- a CDS encoding cation:proton antiporter, translating into MQSDPQIWFQLTLLLMIAVISHFVISKMRQPMVVGEILIGMLLGPSVIGFTLIDVDLVATFAQFGAIVLLFMIGLESDLKSIYTKRNITIAIGGVVVPWVAGFAVFTILMPDAGTTQAIFVGATLVATSVAVTASVLMELKMIKKPVGQAILGAAVVDDILGMVVLAIAGGTAGGQVDILGIIYLIVAAIGFVVIGIWAGTKYLCRILEKADREAKGRGLEHTGFLLALMIALFYAYIAEVIGISAIVGAFVAGTVFSSLAIKGEFERGTKYLGAVFAPVFFISLGILFDVSGLANFIWVAIIISVVAVLSKVIGCGIPALALGMSIKESIAVGIGMSPRLEVAMIIALYGLSTGIIGQDVYSIVVFMGLITALITPPLFRLMFRGGSSKGAINSWDSPHLKEGRIKNGRGPAL; encoded by the coding sequence ATGCAGTCCGATCCGCAGATATGGTTTCAGCTGACGCTACTTCTAATGATTGCCGTCATCAGTCACTTCGTCATCAGCAAGATGCGGCAGCCCATGGTGGTAGGTGAGATCCTGATCGGGATGCTGTTGGGTCCCAGCGTGATCGGATTCACTCTGATCGATGTCGATCTGGTCGCCACTTTCGCCCAGTTCGGAGCGATTGTCCTCCTTTTCATGATAGGGCTCGAATCGGATCTGAAATCAATCTACACCAAGCGAAACATAACCATCGCCATAGGGGGTGTCGTGGTGCCCTGGGTCGCAGGCTTCGCCGTTTTCACGATACTCATGCCCGATGCGGGCACTACCCAGGCGATATTCGTGGGAGCCACTCTAGTGGCTACCAGTGTAGCTGTGACCGCTAGCGTTCTGATGGAACTCAAGATGATTAAGAAGCCGGTTGGTCAGGCAATACTCGGCGCTGCCGTTGTCGATGATATTCTGGGAATGGTGGTCCTCGCTATTGCCGGTGGCACGGCTGGTGGGCAGGTCGACATCCTGGGTATAATCTACCTGATCGTCGCCGCCATAGGGTTCGTGGTAATAGGAATCTGGGCAGGCACGAAGTATCTCTGCCGCATACTGGAGAAGGCTGATCGGGAAGCAAAAGGGCGGGGACTCGAACACACTGGATTCCTCCTCGCACTGATGATAGCCCTGTTCTACGCCTACATTGCTGAGGTGATAGGGATATCGGCCATCGTGGGCGCGTTCGTTGCAGGAACGGTTTTCTCCTCCCTGGCTATCAAGGGGGAGTTCGAACGGGGTACCAAGTACCTGGGAGCGGTCTTCGCACCGGTATTCTTCATTTCCTTGGGCATCCTTTTCGACGTATCTGGTCTCGCCAACTTCATCTGGGTGGCGATCATAATCTCAGTGGTGGCCGTGCTCTCAAAGGTGATTGGGTGCGGAATTCCAGCCCTGGCTCTGGGCATGTCCATCAAGGAATCGATCGCAGTGGGCATAGGAATGAGCCCAAGACTCGAGGTGGCCATGATCATCGCCCTTTACGGTCTCTCTACCGGAATAATTGGACAGGACGTTTACTCTATCGTGGTCTTCATGGGCCTTATCACCGCGTTGATAACTCCACCTCTTTTCAGGTTGATGTTCCGTGGAGGCTCATCCAAAGGTGCCATAAACAGCTGGGACTCCCCACATCTGAAGGAAGGAAGAATAAAGAATGGAAGGGGACCGGCGCTTTGA
- a CDS encoding mechanosensitive ion channel family protein has product MAAEMSSPLPIGEGEWMNEYGWALLAVIGLIVFSLYIWSYLSKHFELMRAKEGKYTDSDVIDFLERFIRIAIVIILLVSLFFIASLFSEWFRENVWTPFLGYALDIIFIVVVVMVAMLIVRVLRRLARRARIKSSSEESIHPSAVEFTSLFMSYVVYAVTGILVILILISMVPNFSLAAAIEDFISENAGSLMITGVIVVAIYFLDRLVEAILEDFKFRTKRFSPKEVDFLKTGVRYSLFFIATLTAIFSILTMLGLELVGLVLVIIVITFVCLVLALSYSTIQNVVAGFGLMDTGPFDVGDRIGIGGNITGDIVEKGLIFTRVRTLEGEIVDIPNSEMIEEKIFNYTLSGEHGITVSIEVSYEVPHGKVERILKRAADQVDNVNKDHKPELYAKDVRGNHIIYDVVVFTNEPMKDRRIRSNLIFKLQEEFHKDGHKVLFESP; this is encoded by the coding sequence ATGGCCGCGGAAATGTCCTCCCCACTCCCAATCGGGGAGGGAGAGTGGATGAACGAGTACGGCTGGGCATTACTGGCAGTAATAGGGCTCATAGTCTTCTCTCTATACATATGGTCATACCTTTCCAAGCATTTCGAGCTGATGAGAGCCAAGGAAGGCAAGTACACCGATTCAGATGTCATCGACTTCCTGGAGCGATTCATAAGGATTGCTATCGTGATCATTCTGCTGGTTTCATTATTCTTCATAGCTTCATTGTTCTCTGAATGGTTCCGTGAGAATGTTTGGACTCCATTCTTAGGATATGCCTTGGACATAATATTCATAGTGGTCGTTGTGATGGTGGCAATGCTGATCGTCAGGGTGCTCAGACGATTGGCAAGGAGAGCAAGGATAAAATCCTCGTCCGAGGAATCGATCCATCCCAGTGCCGTTGAGTTCACAAGCCTGTTCATGAGCTACGTCGTCTACGCGGTAACCGGTATCCTCGTCATCCTGATTCTCATCTCAATGGTGCCTAATTTTAGCCTGGCGGCAGCGATTGAGGACTTCATTTCCGAGAACGCCGGCAGTCTCATGATAACAGGCGTCATTGTCGTGGCAATCTACTTCCTTGATAGACTGGTAGAGGCGATCCTCGAGGACTTCAAGTTCAGGACCAAGCGCTTCAGCCCCAAGGAGGTGGACTTCCTCAAGACAGGTGTAAGGTACTCCCTGTTCTTCATCGCAACCCTGACGGCGATCTTCAGTATCCTGACCATGCTGGGACTGGAGCTGGTAGGCCTGGTACTGGTGATAATAGTGATCACTTTCGTATGCTTGGTACTGGCGCTTTCATATTCCACCATCCAGAACGTAGTGGCTGGATTCGGCCTGATGGACACAGGCCCCTTCGATGTGGGCGACCGGATCGGAATTGGCGGTAATATAACCGGTGATATCGTGGAAAAAGGTCTGATCTTCACCAGAGTAAGGACACTTGAGGGGGAGATCGTGGACATACCGAACAGCGAGATGATCGAGGAGAAGATCTTCAACTACACCCTCTCGGGTGAGCACGGAATAACCGTCAGCATCGAGGTCTCATACGAAGTTCCCCACGGAAAGGTCGAGAGAATACTCAAGCGGGCTGCCGATCAAGTGGACAACGTCAATAAAGATCACAAGCCCGAGCTGTACGCCAAGGATGTCCGTGGTAACCACATCATTTACGACGTGGTAGTCTTCACCAATGAGCCCATGAAAGATCGTCGCATCCGTTCGAACCTCATTTTCAAGCTGCAGGAAGAATTCCACAAGGATGGACACAAGGTCCTTTTCGAATCTCCTTGA